A genomic stretch from Hymenobacter psoromatis includes:
- a CDS encoding AraC family transcriptional regulator: MDAKKEVSAIGPNAQPAKVEISPEHFVPDHVFVYVTKGELRAHDGNKSYTLQADDYCLVRKNQLVRYDRENPEFERVVICFEESFLKTFQENHNIQPSYFNPDDTFVSIPKNKIIPDFTCSLKPYLDNSGRINEAFATVKYEELLIILLQIQPELAGIFFTYDIPGKVNLEEFMNKNYIFNVSVQHFAFLTGRSLSAFKRDFQKIFHKTPNRWLVQKRLQEAYFLIEKKNRKPTDIYLDLGFENLSHFSFAFRKLFGRTPTTLAENVHSNQ, encoded by the coding sequence ATGGACGCGAAAAAAGAAGTAAGCGCCATTGGGCCGAACGCTCAGCCGGCCAAGGTCGAAATTTCGCCGGAGCATTTCGTCCCAGACCACGTTTTTGTGTATGTCACAAAGGGGGAATTACGTGCGCACGACGGCAATAAAAGCTATACTCTGCAAGCTGACGACTATTGCCTAGTGCGCAAAAACCAGTTGGTACGCTACGACAGAGAAAACCCCGAATTTGAGCGGGTAGTCATTTGCTTTGAGGAATCATTTCTCAAAACTTTTCAAGAAAACCATAACATTCAGCCAAGTTATTTTAATCCTGACGACACTTTTGTTAGCATTCCAAAAAACAAAATAATCCCTGATTTTACCTGTTCGCTTAAACCTTATCTTGATAACTCAGGTCGAATAAACGAGGCATTTGCTACCGTAAAATACGAGGAGCTACTGATTATTTTATTACAGATTCAGCCCGAACTCGCCGGAATATTCTTTACCTATGACATTCCTGGCAAAGTAAATTTAGAGGAATTCATGAATAAGAATTATATTTTTAATGTAAGCGTTCAGCATTTTGCTTTTTTGACCGGCCGTAGCTTATCCGCATTCAAGCGGGATTTTCAAAAAATATTCCATAAAACGCCTAATCGCTGGCTGGTGCAGAAGCGCTTGCAGGAAGCGTATTTTCTTATTGAGAAGAAAAATAGAAAACCGACTGATATTTATCTGGACTTAGGATTTGAGAATCTGTCGCACTTTTCATTCGCATTCAGAAAGCTTTTTGGGCGCACCCCGACCACACTAGCAGAAAACGTGCATAGCAATCAGTAG
- a CDS encoding TldD protein encodes MKRRDFVGLTGLATGALLLPHFPGLGGTLVDPARLLEPGLDVAQKKRLADAALNAAKAAGASYADVRIGRYLNQSIFTREKQVQNIASGESFGAGVRVIANGSWGFGATNDVSDKGLTKAAQLAVAMAKANAKTQKEPVQLAPQKGYGEVSWRTPIKQNAFEVPVAQKADLLLAANASALANGANFVNSSLFQVNEQKYFASTDGSYIDQDIHRIWPTFSVTAIDRASGKFKTRDALSSPMGLGYEYLTPLAADKVAGPAGTGLIGYRNSYDILEDATLAARQAKAKLTATSVLAGKYDLVLDPNHLGLTIHESIGHPLELDRVLGYEANYAGTSFATLEWRKKNIPYGSKQITIVADKLQPGSLGAVGWDDEGVKTKEWTLIDQGKLIDYEKIRDQAHIVGQDASDGCCYADSWDAVQFQRMPNVSLRPGTAKMSVDDMISGVDKGIYIAGRGSYSIDQQRYNFQFGGQVFYAIEKGKITEMLDDVAYQANTQEFWNSCVAVCDASDYRMFGSFFDGKGQPSQVSAVSHGSASSRFNAVNVINTARKIG; translated from the coding sequence TTGAAACGACGTGACTTTGTAGGCCTTACCGGCCTGGCGACCGGAGCCCTGCTCCTACCCCACTTTCCCGGCCTGGGCGGCACCCTCGTGGACCCCGCTCGCCTGTTGGAGCCCGGCCTCGACGTGGCCCAGAAAAAGCGCCTCGCCGACGCGGCCCTGAACGCGGCGAAGGCCGCCGGCGCCAGCTACGCCGACGTGCGCATCGGCCGCTACCTCAACCAGAGTATTTTTACCCGCGAAAAACAGGTGCAGAACATCGCCAGCGGCGAGAGCTTCGGGGCCGGCGTGCGCGTGATTGCCAACGGCAGCTGGGGCTTTGGGGCCACCAACGACGTGAGCGACAAGGGCCTGACCAAAGCCGCGCAGCTGGCCGTGGCAATGGCCAAGGCCAACGCCAAAACCCAGAAGGAGCCGGTGCAGCTGGCTCCGCAAAAGGGCTACGGCGAGGTAAGCTGGCGCACGCCCATCAAGCAAAATGCCTTTGAGGTGCCCGTGGCCCAAAAGGCCGACCTGCTGCTGGCCGCCAACGCGTCGGCGCTCGCCAACGGCGCTAACTTCGTCAATTCCAGCCTGTTTCAGGTGAATGAGCAGAAGTACTTCGCCAGCACCGACGGCTCATACATCGACCAGGATATTCACCGCATCTGGCCCACGTTTTCGGTCACGGCCATCGACCGGGCCAGCGGCAAGTTCAAGACCCGCGACGCGCTCAGCTCGCCAATGGGCCTGGGCTACGAGTACCTTACCCCCCTCGCTGCCGACAAAGTGGCCGGCCCCGCCGGCACCGGCCTCATCGGCTACCGCAACAGCTACGACATCCTGGAAGATGCCACCCTGGCCGCCCGCCAGGCCAAGGCCAAGCTCACCGCCACCTCAGTGCTGGCCGGCAAATACGACCTCGTGCTGGACCCTAACCACCTGGGCCTCACCATTCACGAGAGCATCGGCCACCCCTTGGAGCTGGACCGCGTGCTGGGCTACGAGGCCAACTACGCCGGCACCAGCTTCGCTACGCTGGAGTGGCGCAAGAAGAACATTCCGTACGGCTCGAAGCAGATAACCATCGTGGCCGACAAGCTGCAACCCGGCTCGCTGGGCGCGGTGGGCTGGGACGATGAAGGCGTAAAAACCAAGGAGTGGACGCTCATCGACCAGGGCAAACTCATTGACTACGAGAAGATTCGCGACCAGGCGCACATCGTGGGCCAGGATGCCTCCGACGGCTGCTGCTACGCCGACTCCTGGGATGCGGTGCAGTTTCAGCGCATGCCCAACGTGAGCCTGCGCCCCGGCACCGCCAAAATGAGCGTGGACGACATGATAAGCGGCGTGGACAAAGGCATCTACATCGCCGGCCGTGGCTCGTACTCCATTGACCAGCAGCGCTATAACTTTCAGTTTGGCGGCCAGGTATTCTACGCCATCGAGAAGGGCAAAATCACCGAAATGCTCGATGATGTGGCTTACCAGGCTAATACTCAGGAATTCTGGAACTCGTGCGTGGCCGTGTGCGACGCCTCGGACTACCGAATGTTCGGCTCGTTCTTCGATGGCAAGGGCCAGCCTTCGCAGGTGTCGGCCGTGAGCCACGGCTCGGCCAGCTCACGGTTTAACGCAGTCAATGTGATTAATACGGCCCGCAAGATTGGGTAG
- a CDS encoding TldD protein, whose protein sequence is MNRRDFTTLTGLAAGALWLPSFPSLAGNLVDPAQLLEPGLDVAQKKRLADVALNAAKAAGASYADVRIQRTLNQGIFTREKQVQNIASGESFGVGIRVIANGTWGFAATNNVTDASIAKTAQQAVAIAKANSKVQKEPVQLAPQKGYGEVSWKAPIQQNSFEVPVKEKVDLLLAANGMALDNGASFVNSALFQVNEQKYFASTDGSYIDQDIHRIWPTFGVTVVDRASGKFRSRQALSVPMGMGYEYLTPKAADKIAGPTGTDVIGYKNSYDILEDAALAAKQTKLKITAKSVTPGKYDLVLDPHHLGLTIHESVGHPLELDRVLGYEANFAGTSFATLDWRKKGIPYGSKQVNIVADKLQPNSLGAVGWDDEGVKTKEWTLIDQGKLIDYEKIRDQAYIVGQNASDGCCYSQSWRDVQFQRMPNVSLRPSTAKMTPDELVKGVEKGIYIAGNGSFSIDQQRYNSQFGGQVFYAIEKGKITEMLEDVAYQTNTLEFWGACAGSCDASDYRFAGFFNDGKGQPSQSSAVSHGSATSRFNGVNIINTARKIG, encoded by the coding sequence TTGAACAGACGCGACTTCACTACCCTCACCGGCCTGGCCGCCGGGGCCTTGTGGCTCCCGAGCTTCCCGAGCCTGGCCGGCAACCTCGTGGACCCGGCTCAGCTGCTGGAGCCCGGCCTCGATGTGGCCCAGAAAAAGCGCCTTGCCGACGTGGCGCTGAACGCGGCCAAGGCCGCCGGGGCCAGCTACGCCGACGTGCGCATTCAGCGCACGCTCAACCAAGGCATCTTCACCCGCGAAAAGCAGGTGCAGAATATCGCCAGCGGCGAGAGCTTTGGGGTGGGCATCCGGGTGATTGCCAACGGCACCTGGGGCTTTGCGGCGACCAATAATGTGACCGACGCGAGCATCGCCAAAACGGCCCAGCAGGCCGTGGCCATCGCCAAAGCCAACTCGAAGGTGCAAAAAGAGCCGGTGCAGCTGGCCCCGCAAAAGGGCTACGGCGAGGTGAGCTGGAAAGCGCCGATTCAGCAAAATTCGTTTGAGGTGCCGGTGAAAGAAAAGGTCGATTTGCTGCTGGCCGCCAATGGCATGGCGCTCGACAACGGCGCGTCGTTCGTGAACTCAGCGCTGTTTCAAGTCAATGAGCAGAAGTATTTTGCCAGCACCGACGGCTCATACATCGACCAGGATATTCACCGCATCTGGCCCACGTTTGGCGTGACGGTGGTGGACCGGGCCAGCGGCAAATTCCGCTCGCGCCAGGCGCTGAGCGTGCCGATGGGCATGGGCTACGAGTACCTCACGCCCAAGGCCGCCGACAAAATTGCCGGCCCCACCGGCACCGACGTCATCGGCTATAAAAACAGCTACGACATTCTGGAAGATGCGGCCCTGGCCGCCAAGCAAACCAAGCTCAAGATTACCGCCAAGTCGGTGACGCCCGGCAAATATGACCTCGTGCTCGACCCGCACCACCTGGGCCTCACCATCCACGAATCGGTGGGCCACCCGCTGGAACTAGACCGCGTGCTGGGCTACGAGGCCAACTTCGCGGGCACCTCGTTTGCTACCCTCGACTGGCGCAAGAAGGGTATTCCGTACGGCTCGAAGCAGGTAAATATTGTGGCTGATAAGCTGCAACCCAACTCGCTGGGCGCGGTGGGCTGGGACGATGAGGGCGTGAAAACCAAGGAGTGGACGCTCATCGACCAGGGCAAATTGATTGATTACGAGAAGATTCGCGACCAGGCCTACATCGTGGGCCAGAATGCGTCGGACGGCTGCTGCTACTCGCAGTCGTGGCGCGACGTGCAGTTCCAGCGGATGCCCAACGTGAGCCTGCGCCCCAGCACCGCCAAAATGACGCCCGACGAGTTGGTGAAAGGGGTAGAGAAAGGAATCTACATCGCCGGCAACGGCTCGTTTTCAATTGACCAGCAGCGCTATAATTCACAGTTTGGCGGCCAGGTATTCTACGCCATCGAGAAGGGCAAAATCACCGAAATGCTCGAAGACGTGGCTTACCAAACCAATACGCTCGAATTCTGGGGCGCCTGTGCCGGCTCGTGCGATGCCTCGGACTACCGCTTTGCGGGCTTCTTCAACGATGGCAAGGGCCAGCCTTCGCAAAGCTCGGCCGTGAGCCACGGCTCGGCCACTTCGCGATTTAATGGGGTCAATATTATTAACACGGCCCGCAAGATTGGATAA
- a CDS encoding peptidase C69, whose translation MAILSQTEAQDILKKVLSFSTADECEANLQGSLEGNVRSARNSISTAGAVDNVSLAVTSYFGKRSGTATCNQFDEATLRRCVQRAEEIARLAPESPEHMPLLGPQTYLSSPLSYAANTAAITPDYRARQMAASMQYCDTKKLSSAGFLNDSAGFVAKRNSKGLEAYQRVSNLDFSITVRTPDGTGSGYAATDFTDVSKFDAARLTAVAAGKASSSVGAKAIEPGKYTVILEPNALVSGSDASLLGALMRSFDARSADEGRSFLSKKGGGNRKGEKMFDERVTIYSDPTNAEVPDLTFSGDGRPQQRTTWIEKGVVKNLYTSRFWAQKTGIPDLPNPGGFIMEGGTQSTADLIKGTKKGILVTRLWYIRPVDPQTLLYTGLTRDGTFYIENGAIKFPVKNFRFNESPIIMLNNVEAIGRPVRLAGNLVPPLKIRDFTFSSLSDAV comes from the coding sequence ATGGCAATTCTCTCCCAAACCGAAGCCCAGGACATTCTCAAGAAAGTTCTCAGCTTCAGCACCGCCGACGAGTGCGAGGCCAACCTGCAAGGCAGCCTCGAAGGCAACGTGCGCTCGGCGCGCAACTCCATTAGCACGGCCGGGGCTGTGGACAATGTGTCGCTGGCCGTGACGTCGTATTTCGGCAAGCGCTCGGGCACAGCCACTTGCAACCAGTTTGACGAGGCTACGCTGCGCCGCTGCGTGCAGCGCGCCGAGGAAATTGCCCGGCTGGCCCCCGAAAGCCCCGAGCACATGCCGTTGCTCGGGCCGCAAACCTACCTGTCGTCGCCGCTGTCGTACGCAGCAAATACGGCGGCCATCACGCCCGACTACCGCGCCCGCCAGATGGCGGCCAGTATGCAGTATTGCGACACCAAAAAGCTGTCGTCGGCGGGCTTTTTGAACGACTCGGCGGGCTTCGTGGCCAAGCGCAACTCGAAGGGCCTGGAGGCTTACCAGCGCGTGTCGAACCTCGATTTCAGCATCACGGTGCGCACGCCCGACGGCACGGGCTCGGGCTACGCGGCCACCGACTTTACCGACGTGTCGAAGTTCGACGCGGCGCGCCTCACGGCGGTGGCGGCCGGCAAGGCCTCGTCGTCGGTGGGTGCCAAGGCCATTGAGCCAGGCAAGTACACGGTTATTCTGGAGCCGAACGCGCTGGTTTCGGGTTCCGATGCCTCGCTACTGGGCGCGCTCATGCGCTCGTTTGACGCCCGCTCGGCCGACGAGGGACGCAGTTTTTTGAGCAAGAAAGGCGGCGGCAATCGCAAGGGCGAAAAGATGTTCGATGAGCGGGTTACGATTTATTCGGACCCTACCAATGCCGAAGTGCCTGACCTAACTTTTTCGGGCGATGGCCGGCCGCAGCAGCGCACTACCTGGATTGAGAAGGGGGTAGTAAAAAACCTCTACACCTCGCGCTTCTGGGCCCAGAAAACGGGTATTCCCGACCTGCCCAACCCCGGCGGGTTCATCATGGAGGGCGGCACGCAAAGCACTGCCGACCTTATCAAGGGCACCAAAAAAGGCATTCTGGTGACGCGCCTGTGGTACATCCGCCCCGTGGACCCGCAAACACTGCTCTACACCGGCCTCACCCGCGACGGAACGTTCTACATTGAGAACGGCGCTATCAAGTTCCCGGTCAAGAACTTCCGCTTCAATGAGAGCCCGATTATCATGCTCAACAACGTGGAGGCCATCGGCCGCCCGGTGCGCCTGGCCGGCAACCTGGTGCCGCCACTGAAAATCCGCGACTTCACGTTTTCCAGCTTGTCGGACGCGGTGTAA
- a CDS encoding TldD protein, with translation MNRRDFVGLTGLGATALLLPSLPGFGAKLVDPSRLLEPGADTILKKRLADAALNAAKAAGASYADVRIGRSLNQYVFAREKQVQNIVSTESYGVGIRVLVNGCWGFASTSVVTEASLAATARLAAEIAKADAKVQKEPVQLAAQQGYGEVSWKTPILQSAFEVPVKQKADLLLAANAAAMDAGANYINSALFQVNEQKYFASTDGSYIDQDVHRLWPTFSVTAVDTKSGKFRSREALSAPVGLGYEYLTPSAAEQVRGPQGTDTVGYKLRYDILADAALAGKQAKAKLGMKSVTPGKYDLVLDPGHLGLTIHESVGHPTELDRVLGYEANYAGTSFATLEWKAKNIPYGSKQVNIVADKLQTGSVGNVGYDDEGVKTKQWDIIREGKLVDYQKIRDQAHIVGQKESDGCCYAQSWEDVQFQRMANISLKPGPTPLTPDEMVKGVEKGIYIAGAGSFSIDQQRYNFQFGGQLFFAIENGKITEPLEDVAYQSNTQEFWGACQGSCDQRDYRLFGTFFDGKGQPAQVSSVSHGSATTRFNGVNVINTARKV, from the coding sequence ATGAACAGACGCGATTTTGTGGGCCTCACTGGCCTGGGCGCTACTGCCCTGCTGCTACCATCCCTACCGGGCTTCGGGGCCAAACTCGTGGACCCCAGCCGCTTGCTGGAGCCGGGTGCCGACACCATCCTCAAAAAGCGCCTGGCCGACGCGGCGCTGAACGCGGCCAAAGCGGCCGGCGCGAGCTACGCCGACGTGCGCATCGGGCGCTCACTGAATCAGTACGTGTTTGCCCGCGAGAAGCAGGTGCAGAACATCGTGAGCACCGAGAGCTACGGCGTGGGCATTCGGGTGCTGGTGAATGGCTGCTGGGGCTTCGCCTCCACGAGCGTCGTGACCGAAGCCAGCCTGGCCGCCACCGCGCGCCTGGCCGCCGAAATCGCCAAGGCCGATGCCAAGGTGCAGAAGGAGCCCGTGCAGCTGGCCGCGCAGCAGGGCTACGGCGAGGTGAGCTGGAAAACGCCCATTCTGCAGAGCGCCTTTGAGGTGCCGGTGAAGCAGAAGGCCGACCTGCTGCTGGCTGCCAACGCGGCGGCGATGGACGCGGGTGCCAACTACATCAACTCGGCGCTCTTCCAGGTGAATGAGCAGAAGTACTTTGCCAGCACCGACGGCTCGTATATCGACCAGGACGTGCACCGCCTCTGGCCCACGTTCAGCGTGACGGCCGTGGATACCAAGAGCGGCAAGTTTCGTTCGCGCGAGGCGCTGAGCGCGCCGGTGGGCCTGGGCTACGAGTACCTCACGCCCAGCGCCGCCGAGCAGGTGCGCGGCCCGCAGGGTACTGATACCGTGGGTTATAAGCTACGCTACGACATCCTGGCCGATGCCGCGCTGGCCGGCAAGCAGGCCAAAGCTAAGCTGGGCATGAAATCGGTGACGCCCGGCAAGTACGACCTCGTGCTCGACCCCGGCCACCTGGGCCTCACCATCCACGAGAGCGTGGGCCACCCCACGGAGCTGGACCGCGTGCTGGGCTACGAGGCCAACTACGCGGGCACCTCGTTCGCTACCCTGGAATGGAAGGCCAAGAACATTCCCTACGGCTCCAAGCAGGTCAATATCGTGGCCGATAAGCTGCAAACCGGCTCGGTCGGCAACGTGGGCTACGACGACGAGGGCGTGAAAACCAAGCAGTGGGATATTATCCGGGAAGGCAAGCTGGTGGACTACCAGAAAATCCGGGACCAGGCGCACATCGTGGGTCAGAAAGAATCGGATGGTTGCTGCTACGCGCAGTCGTGGGAGGACGTGCAGTTTCAGCGCATGGCCAACATCAGCCTCAAGCCCGGCCCTACCCCCCTCACGCCCGACGAGATGGTGAAAGGCGTGGAAAAAGGCATTTACATTGCCGGCGCGGGCTCGTTCAGCATTGACCAGCAGCGCTATAACTTTCAGTTTGGCGGGCAATTGTTCTTCGCCATTGAGAACGGTAAAATCACGGAGCCGCTCGAAGACGTGGCTTATCAGTCGAACACCCAGGAATTCTGGGGTGCCTGCCAGGGCTCGTGCGACCAGCGCGACTACCGCCTGTTCGGCACCTTTTTCGACGGCAAGGGCCAGCCGGCGCAGGTATCGTCGGTGAGCCACGGCTCGGCCACCACGCGGTTTAACGGCGTGAACGTCATTAACACGGCGCGTAAGGTGTAG
- a CDS encoding peptidase C69, translated as MAILSKDDAQAILKKVLSYSTADACTVGMNGRTAGNIRYARNSVSTAGAQDTVSLTVESSFGKRSGIATCNEFDDATLRRCVQRAEEIAHLAPESPEYMPPLGPQTYLNPPSSATTPLTPAGRAQAAADSMALCAAKNLAAAGFLDGGTRFTALRNSKGLEAYQQSTNTDFSVTVRTPDGRGSGYAIADVTDVAKLNTKALTQRAADKATGSLNAKAIEPGKYTVILEPAALMAGDDLSLLGGLLYGLDARSADEGRSFMTKKGGGNRKGEKLFDERITIYSDPMNAEVPGQAFDGDGLPARRMSWVEKGVVKNLYYSRFWAEKNKVAPTPFPSGFVMAGGTQSTAELIKSTTKGILVTRLWYIRQVDPQTLLYTGLTRDGTFYIENGAIKFPIKNLRFNESPIIMLNNIEAIGRPVRLAGCLVPPLKIRDFTFTSLSDAV; from the coding sequence ATGGCTATTCTATCCAAAGACGACGCCCAGGCTATTCTGAAGAAAGTACTGAGCTACAGCACCGCCGACGCGTGTACGGTGGGCATGAACGGGCGCACGGCCGGCAACATTCGCTACGCCCGCAACAGCGTGAGCACGGCCGGCGCCCAGGACACGGTGTCGCTCACCGTGGAGTCGAGCTTTGGCAAGCGCTCGGGCATTGCTACCTGCAATGAGTTTGACGACGCCACGCTGCGCCGCTGCGTGCAGCGGGCCGAGGAAATCGCCCACCTCGCCCCCGAAAGCCCCGAGTACATGCCGCCGCTCGGCCCCCAAACCTACCTGAACCCGCCCTCGTCGGCCACTACCCCCCTCACGCCAGCCGGCCGCGCCCAGGCCGCCGCCGATAGCATGGCGCTGTGCGCGGCCAAAAACCTGGCCGCCGCCGGCTTTCTCGATGGCGGCACGCGCTTCACGGCGCTGCGCAACTCGAAGGGCCTGGAGGCTTATCAGCAGTCCACGAATACCGATTTTTCGGTGACGGTGCGCACGCCCGACGGCCGGGGCTCGGGCTACGCCATTGCCGACGTCACGGACGTGGCCAAGCTGAATACCAAGGCATTGACGCAGCGCGCCGCCGACAAAGCCACCGGCTCGCTCAATGCGAAGGCCATTGAGCCGGGCAAGTACACCGTGATTTTGGAGCCGGCCGCGCTCATGGCTGGCGACGACCTGTCGCTGCTCGGCGGGCTCCTATATGGCCTCGATGCGCGCTCGGCCGACGAGGGCCGCAGCTTTATGACCAAGAAGGGCGGCGGCAACCGCAAGGGCGAAAAGCTCTTTGATGAGCGCATCACTATCTACTCGGACCCCATGAATGCCGAGGTGCCCGGCCAGGCTTTCGACGGCGACGGCCTGCCCGCGCGGCGCATGAGCTGGGTGGAGAAGGGGGTAGTAAAAAACCTGTACTACTCGCGCTTCTGGGCCGAGAAAAACAAGGTGGCCCCTACCCCCTTCCCCAGCGGCTTCGTCATGGCAGGCGGCACGCAGAGCACCGCCGAGTTGATAAAAAGCACCACCAAGGGCATTCTGGTGACGCGCCTGTGGTACATCCGCCAGGTGGACCCGCAAACGCTGCTCTATACCGGGCTGACCCGCGACGGCACGTTTTACATCGAAAACGGGGCCATCAAATTCCCCATCAAAAACCTGCGCTTCAACGAGAGCCCGATTATTATGCTCAATAATATCGAGGCCATCGGCCGGCCGGTGCGCCTGGCCGGCTGCCTGGTGCCACCGCTGAAAATCAGGGACTTCACGTTCACGAGCTTGTCGGACGCAGTGTAG
- a CDS encoding twin-arginine translocation pathway signal yields the protein MPTPFTFVRLSYHSGDWDAVDERMPANLLHSLVEYTTVPVAPQEKVVALDSPELFGYPFCYLSGHRLVQFSAQEKKNFTQYVRNGGFVFVDDCNHDIDGLFARSFEEQMRVCFGANALQKIPKTHPIYSQFFKFKDGPPNTGFELNGWGDDLVHDYLKGITINNRLGVLYSNKDYGCEWDYDFRNKRFLAEDNTKFGVNILLYALS from the coding sequence ATGCCTACCCCCTTCACCTTCGTGCGCCTCAGCTACCACTCCGGCGACTGGGATGCCGTGGACGAGCGCATGCCCGCCAACCTGCTGCACTCGCTGGTGGAGTACACCACGGTGCCCGTGGCGCCCCAGGAAAAAGTGGTGGCCCTCGACAGCCCCGAGCTGTTTGGTTACCCTTTTTGCTACCTGAGCGGGCACCGGCTGGTACAGTTTTCGGCGCAGGAAAAGAAGAACTTCACGCAGTACGTGCGCAACGGTGGCTTCGTGTTCGTGGACGATTGCAACCACGACATCGACGGCCTGTTTGCCCGCTCGTTTGAGGAGCAGATGCGGGTGTGCTTCGGGGCAAATGCGCTGCAGAAAATCCCCAAAACGCACCCCATTTACTCGCAGTTTTTCAAGTTCAAAGACGGCCCGCCCAACACGGGCTTCGAGCTCAATGGCTGGGGCGACGACCTGGTGCACGACTACCTCAAGGGCATCACGATAAATAACCGCTTGGGCGTGCTATACTCCAACAAAGACTATGGCTGCGAGTGGGATTATGACTTTCGAAACAAGCGCTTTTTGGCCGAGGACAACACCAAGTTTGGGGTTAATATTCTGCTGTATGCGTTGAGCTGA
- a CDS encoding AAA family ATPase, whose amino-acid sequence MTEQDVKTLLAKLPTLKAEIGKVIVGQSQVLDEVLVALLAGGHALLEGVPGLAKTLLVRTLASATDLPFRRIQFTPDLMPTDILGTEVLEEDHGTGHRSFKFNPGPIFASLVLADEINRTPPKTQAALLEAMQEGHVTYAGQEHALPKPFFLLATQNPIEQSGTYPLPEAQLDRFLLYVRIGYPSEQEEMAVLSGTTGTARPEVQPILGGEDIRQLQQLVRQVSLSPELLNFVNRLVRATRPATSEVKFIKDYGRWGAGPRAGQALILCAKARALLQGRFAATLDDIRALAPPVLRHRVLLNFNAEAENLTPDDAVAELLKAVQV is encoded by the coding sequence ATGACCGAACAAGACGTAAAAACGCTCCTCGCCAAGCTCCCTACCCTCAAGGCGGAAATCGGCAAAGTTATCGTGGGCCAAAGCCAGGTGCTGGACGAGGTGCTGGTGGCGCTGCTGGCTGGCGGCCACGCCCTGCTGGAGGGCGTGCCGGGCCTGGCCAAAACGCTGCTCGTGCGCACGCTGGCCTCGGCCACCGATTTGCCATTTCGCCGCATCCAGTTCACGCCCGATTTGATGCCGACCGACATTCTCGGCACCGAGGTTTTGGAGGAAGACCACGGCACCGGCCACCGCTCATTCAAGTTCAACCCCGGCCCCATTTTCGCCAGCCTGGTTTTGGCCGATGAAATAAACCGCACGCCGCCCAAAACCCAGGCCGCACTGCTGGAGGCCATGCAGGAAGGCCACGTCACCTACGCCGGCCAGGAGCACGCGCTTCCCAAGCCGTTCTTCCTGCTGGCCACGCAAAACCCTATCGAACAGAGCGGTACCTACCCCCTGCCCGAGGCGCAACTCGACCGATTTTTGCTGTACGTGCGCATCGGCTACCCCTCTGAGCAGGAGGAAATGGCGGTGCTCAGCGGCACCACCGGCACGGCGCGGCCCGAGGTGCAGCCCATTTTGGGCGGCGAGGATATTCGGCAGTTGCAGCAATTGGTGCGGCAAGTCAGCCTCAGCCCCGAGCTGCTGAACTTCGTGAACCGGCTGGTGCGCGCTACCCGCCCGGCCACGTCGGAAGTCAAGTTTATCAAGGATTACGGCCGCTGGGGCGCGGGGCCGCGGGCCGGCCAGGCGTTGATATTATGTGCTAAAGCGCGGGCGCTGCTGCAAGGCCGCTTCGCCGCTACGCTGGATGATATTCGGGCGCTCGCGCCGCCGGTGCTGCGGCATCGGGTGCTGTTGAATTTCAATGCGGAAGCGGAGAATTTAACGCCCGATGATGCAGTGGCTGAGTTGCTGAAGGCGGTTCAGGTATAA
- a CDS encoding FMN-dependent NADH-azoreductase produces the protein MQILQIISSAQGAKSHSTQLSQGIINKLKSAHPGSTVVVRDLAKDPLPYMEEAHLQAYFTPAEGRSPEQQQAVRHSDEAIAQIVAADTLVIGVPFYNFSIPASLKSWLDHLTRAGITFRYTPTGPEGLITGKKVYVAVASGGIYSEGPMQPYDFATPYLRWMLGFLGLTDVTVARAEGVKLPEFQATAVQKGINSVAV, from the coding sequence ATGCAAATTCTGCAAATAATTTCCAGCGCCCAGGGCGCCAAGTCGCACAGCACGCAACTCAGCCAGGGTATCATCAATAAGCTCAAAAGCGCGCATCCCGGCAGCACGGTCGTCGTGCGTGACCTCGCCAAGGACCCGCTGCCCTACATGGAGGAAGCCCACCTGCAGGCCTACTTCACGCCTGCCGAAGGCCGCTCGCCCGAGCAGCAGCAGGCCGTGCGCCATTCTGACGAAGCCATCGCGCAAATCGTGGCGGCCGACACCCTCGTGATTGGGGTGCCGTTCTACAACTTCAGCATCCCAGCCTCGCTCAAGTCGTGGCTCGACCACCTGACGCGGGCGGGCATCACGTTCCGCTACACGCCTACCGGCCCGGAGGGGCTCATCACGGGCAAGAAAGTGTACGTGGCGGTGGCCAGCGGCGGTATCTATTCCGAAGGCCCGATGCAGCCCTACGATTTCGCCACGCCCTACCTGCGCTGGATGCTCGGTTTCCTGGGCCTCACCGACGTCACCGTGGCCCGCGCCGAAGGCGTGAAGCTGCCCGAATTCCAGGCGACTGCCGTGCAAAAAGGCATTAACAGCGTAGCCGTATAA